A stretch of Spirosoma oryzicola DNA encodes these proteins:
- a CDS encoding C40 family peptidase — MQQCWSRSLQRSVLLSTCLLSLLTSCEVLRSSGPSHSVSRRSAGSSTVARRTPTGKTPARPPAVPAKSVGKVVDSRTYENRYVPEVVKIARTYTGTPYRSGGNTTDGIDCSGLVFAVFNTVGLRMPRISWQQSEVGREVEVTDILPGDLIFFVPDKGQAGYVSHTGIVTEVNGSSNIRFIHASSSRGVREDNLFADYFKGRFVKALRPF, encoded by the coding sequence ATGCAACAATGCTGGTCACGGAGCTTACAGCGCTCCGTTCTCCTGAGCACTTGCCTGCTTTCATTACTTACCTCCTGCGAGGTGCTACGCTCTTCGGGACCGTCCCATTCGGTCAGTCGTCGCTCGGCTGGGTCCAGCACAGTGGCCCGCCGAACACCGACGGGTAAAACCCCGGCCCGACCGCCAGCAGTCCCTGCCAAGTCGGTCGGTAAAGTGGTCGATTCGCGAACGTACGAGAACCGGTACGTTCCGGAAGTCGTGAAGATAGCCCGAACGTATACCGGTACTCCCTATCGATCAGGTGGAAATACAACGGACGGTATCGACTGCTCAGGATTGGTATTTGCTGTTTTTAATACGGTAGGTTTGCGGATGCCCCGAATTTCGTGGCAACAATCGGAAGTAGGCCGGGAAGTAGAAGTGACTGATATACTGCCCGGCGATCTGATCTTCTTCGTTCCCGATAAGGGGCAGGCTGGTTATGTTTCGCACACAGGTATTGTAACGGAGGTCAACGGCAGTAGTAATATTCGGTTCATTCACGCATCATCGTCGCGGGGTGTTCGGGAAGATAATTTGTTTGCGGATTACTTCAAGGGGCGCTTTGTCAAAGCATTACGGCCATTTTAA
- a CDS encoding GIY-YIG nuclease family protein, whose protein sequence is MHTVYIIYSPSTDQYFIGQSKDLKITLWQHNAKTNPATAEGKPWEVKFTRQFATRNEALSLEMKLKNKDRVYWEELINNPQPAV, encoded by the coding sequence ATGCATACGGTTTATATCATCTACAGCCCATCAACTGATCAATATTTTATCGGTCAGTCGAAAGACCTGAAAATCACGTTGTGGCAACACAATGCCAAAACAAACCCAGCTACAGCCGAGGGTAAGCCGTGGGAAGTTAAATTCACAAGGCAGTTTGCTACGCGTAATGAAGCCTTAAGCTTAGAGATGAAGCTCAAAAACAAGGACCGAGTTTATTGGGAAGAACTAATCAACAATCCGCAGCCAGCCGTATAG
- a CDS encoding S8 family serine peptidase, whose product MKQFLTLLVLFILSVQSIWAQAVVDPELQDALRTNPLAQVIVTFKGDAAPLPTQVDLLRQIGITKGVTLKSLPIAGILATAAQVNALSMSAEVKSLYLNKRLNYYNYDATHLTGVKRLRADKTMTASNKGLPISGKGIGVLINDSGVDGTHDDIKFGTHLVQNTLGTTNLNSLNSLLPVSYIEGVPNTDSNSGHGTHCAGTVGGNGAKSNGKYEGVAPGASLLGYGSGSALLVLDAIGGFDYALTHQYQYNIRVISNSFGTSGRFDPNSPINLVTKKAYDRGMVVVFAAGNSGPGSDTHNPYAIAPWVISVGAGDKYGRLADFSSRGVMGQGGTFSVDGETWTYKNEPTIVAPGVDIISTRVIGPVASLGIQTDIAQLEAAHVPFYTFMSGTSMATPHVAGIVALMLEAKSSLSPAQVRQIIQNTATNMPGRQSWEVGSGYVNAYAAVDYIYRGASFGTTLNSTRNFNSSVDSQLSTQAFTVNYNPVTSSSNQFTFSVPAGVNSLEAKIAAFGLLEQTGNTVGLVLVDPNGTQYRSGVPLTFALSTDRNVAVSSPLAGAWTLKVTGIQGYVGVTETINGTISTLTASGTKGLGDIAGHAAEASIKLAITKRLVDGLYGEFKPNESLKRIHLADYLSMGQAVRQYFPTNGTKSFYDVNDSQALLAESVTAQGASLRDGEQKFIGVMLPRSQNNFAPWDDVNRVSLAYSLVQSLGLQEAALARSGKPVSLTVDGKTLTLDDAASIPAGMEGYVSVALALNLINAFYSVAQGPYDLKPTLRAVFKPLQTVSRADFAVIVTRTFSQWEALAKARVAASQPEYVYQVSASPNPFSGLTTINYTLAKEEHVLVEVSSLLGYRLQTLVNEKKSAGSYQVNFDGNNLVPGSYILNVKTPTSLLSKRLVVN is encoded by the coding sequence ATGAAACAATTTCTAACATTGTTAGTGCTCTTTATTTTGTCTGTTCAGTCTATTTGGGCACAGGCAGTAGTCGATCCAGAGTTGCAAGACGCATTACGTACCAATCCACTGGCCCAAGTCATCGTTACGTTTAAAGGTGACGCAGCACCATTACCAACTCAGGTTGATCTTCTGCGCCAGATAGGGATTACAAAGGGCGTAACGCTTAAATCCCTTCCCATTGCGGGTATCTTGGCAACTGCTGCCCAAGTAAACGCATTATCGATGAGCGCAGAGGTCAAATCACTTTATCTCAACAAAAGACTTAATTACTATAACTACGACGCCACTCATCTAACGGGTGTAAAGCGGTTACGGGCTGACAAAACGATGACCGCGTCGAACAAAGGACTACCTATTTCCGGAAAAGGAATTGGCGTGCTTATCAACGACAGCGGTGTTGACGGTACGCACGACGACATCAAATTTGGGACGCATCTGGTACAAAACACGCTGGGCACAACCAATTTGAACTCGCTGAATTCGCTTCTCCCGGTCAGCTATATCGAAGGCGTTCCCAATACAGATTCAAACTCAGGTCATGGAACGCATTGCGCTGGCACGGTAGGCGGGAATGGGGCAAAATCCAACGGAAAGTACGAAGGTGTTGCTCCCGGTGCCTCTCTGCTTGGCTACGGTTCAGGGAGTGCCCTGCTGGTGCTCGACGCTATTGGCGGTTTCGATTACGCCCTGACGCATCAGTACCAGTACAATATTCGGGTGATTAGCAATTCGTTCGGGACCAGCGGGCGGTTTGATCCGAACAGCCCGATCAACCTAGTTACTAAAAAAGCGTACGATCGCGGGATGGTCGTTGTTTTTGCCGCCGGAAACAGCGGTCCTGGCTCAGACACGCACAACCCATACGCCATCGCGCCGTGGGTTATATCGGTAGGCGCTGGCGACAAATACGGCCGATTGGCTGATTTTTCGTCACGGGGCGTAATGGGTCAGGGAGGTACGTTCAGCGTAGATGGCGAAACGTGGACTTATAAAAACGAGCCAACGATTGTAGCACCTGGTGTAGACATTATATCAACTCGTGTGATCGGTCCGGTAGCCTCACTAGGTATTCAGACCGACATTGCACAGCTAGAGGCCGCGCATGTACCTTTCTATACGTTTATGAGCGGTACTTCTATGGCAACTCCACACGTAGCGGGTATTGTTGCTCTGATGTTGGAAGCTAAATCTTCCCTGTCTCCGGCGCAGGTCCGTCAGATTATTCAAAATACAGCGACTAATATGCCTGGCCGGCAATCCTGGGAAGTAGGATCGGGATACGTTAACGCCTATGCCGCTGTCGATTACATTTACCGGGGTGCTAGTTTTGGGACAACGCTCAACAGCACACGAAACTTCAACAGCTCGGTTGATTCGCAGCTTTCTACACAAGCGTTCACCGTCAACTACAACCCAGTAACCAGCAGCAGCAATCAATTTACATTTTCGGTACCTGCGGGCGTAAACAGCCTCGAAGCTAAAATAGCCGCTTTCGGATTGCTGGAGCAAACAGGTAATACGGTTGGTCTAGTGCTAGTTGATCCCAACGGTACTCAGTATCGTTCGGGAGTACCTCTTACCTTCGCCCTGTCTACGGATCGCAATGTGGCCGTGTCATCACCCCTGGCGGGTGCCTGGACGTTGAAAGTAACCGGTATACAAGGATACGTTGGGGTGACTGAAACAATCAACGGCACGATTTCTACCCTGACGGCTAGCGGCACCAAAGGGCTAGGAGACATTGCCGGTCACGCAGCCGAAGCATCCATTAAACTAGCGATAACCAAGCGCCTGGTCGACGGATTATACGGTGAGTTCAAACCAAACGAGTCGCTTAAGCGGATTCATTTAGCGGACTACTTGAGCATGGGCCAGGCTGTTCGTCAGTATTTTCCAACCAATGGTACAAAATCATTTTACGATGTGAACGATAGCCAGGCTTTACTAGCCGAATCGGTAACAGCACAAGGTGCATCCTTGCGGGATGGCGAACAGAAATTTATAGGCGTGATGCTGCCCCGGAGCCAGAATAATTTTGCGCCTTGGGATGATGTCAATCGGGTTTCGCTGGCTTATTCACTTGTTCAAAGTCTGGGATTACAGGAAGCAGCGCTGGCACGTTCGGGCAAACCGGTTAGTCTGACGGTTGATGGAAAAACGTTAACTCTCGATGATGCAGCCAGCATACCGGCAGGCATGGAAGGGTACGTGAGCGTCGCGCTGGCCCTGAATCTGATCAACGCCTTCTACAGCGTTGCGCAGGGGCCGTATGACTTAAAACCAACTCTTCGCGCCGTTTTCAAACCTTTGCAGACCGTCAGTCGCGCTGATTTCGCCGTTATTGTTACCCGCACTTTCTCGCAGTGGGAAGCCTTGGCGAAGGCGCGGGTAGCCGCCAGCCAGCCTGAATACGTATACCAGGTATCGGCGTCACCCAATCCGTTCTCGGGGCTTACAACCATCAACTACACGCTGGCGAAGGAAGAACACGTTCTGGTAGAGGTATCCAGCCTATTGGGCTATCGGCTACAAACATTGGTCAACGAGAAAAAATCAGCGGGCAGTTATCAGGTCAACTTCGACGGAAATAATCTGGTACCAGGAAGCTACATTCTGAATGTGAAAACACCAACCAGTCTGTTATCCAAACGTCTGGTTGTCAACTAA
- a CDS encoding DUF3299 domain-containing protein: protein MLSKKDEPVKLSWEVLRDVTFKKKWYAEESVYMLYPTFGQGIQKLNGKTVELTGYVLPVDLESNLYVLSAFPYSACFFCGGAGPESVVSLKFKKAGKKFKTDERRTFHGTLKLNADNIYELNYILADAEMVEQ from the coding sequence TTGCTCAGTAAGAAGGATGAGCCAGTGAAACTGTCGTGGGAGGTCTTACGCGATGTTACGTTCAAAAAGAAATGGTACGCTGAAGAATCAGTATACATGCTTTATCCAACATTTGGACAAGGTATCCAGAAACTTAACGGCAAAACCGTCGAGCTGACCGGCTACGTGTTGCCCGTCGATCTGGAGTCAAACCTGTACGTACTGTCGGCTTTCCCCTACAGCGCGTGTTTCTTCTGCGGAGGAGCGGGTCCTGAGTCGGTGGTGTCGCTAAAGTTTAAGAAAGCAGGCAAGAAGTTCAAGACGGACGAGCGCCGGACTTTTCATGGAACGCTCAAGCTGAACGCTGACAATATCTACGAACTGAACTACATCCTGGCTGATGCCGAGATGGTTGAGCAATAG
- a CDS encoding O-antigen ligase family protein produces MKPFKESRINLVDNIYWIGVVLLFIPKINIIPVQEKSTGIRLDDIFISYVILLILAIYAIKKYTYFSKIEILLFSFISLGALSNLANIGLYGRSNILYSLRLIEYFSFFYIGYLAKTKFSLVKISYWYIVINFVIIILQRMQIVGGFSSEGYDEDVSNRAIGITGGPWEVGTILVCALCIIIYNTSFTYKIYQHIILIVVFFLLILTGARMPTLAYFIVVVAYFYKEIKNKLLVLVSAIIIIPLSFTLIVQLENPILARSSNLFNYNNVDQFFEYYDNTYIDPIHIEFPEMPIDYYTSDISWSIRASKWSYAIKYWSESYISYIIGLGPGMWGPALDGSWLRILTESGLLGLLIYVSLLLEISRVNQAIRMIVITISINMLMIDIHMSYKCMAFLFLTIGYYYPKNKFVYKLNLFR; encoded by the coding sequence ATGAAACCTTTTAAGGAAAGTAGAATAAACCTAGTAGATAATATTTACTGGATAGGGGTAGTTTTATTATTTATACCTAAAATAAATATTATACCTGTGCAAGAAAAATCCACAGGTATTCGTCTGGATGACATTTTCATTAGTTATGTTATATTACTTATATTAGCTATATATGCAATCAAAAAATACACGTATTTCTCAAAGATAGAAATATTATTATTTAGCTTTATAAGCCTTGGCGCTTTGTCAAACTTAGCTAATATAGGATTATACGGGCGATCTAATATATTATATTCGTTAAGGCTTATAGAATACTTTAGCTTTTTTTACATTGGTTATCTTGCAAAAACTAAATTTTCTCTAGTAAAAATATCTTACTGGTATATAGTAATAAACTTCGTGATAATTATATTGCAGAGAATGCAAATCGTTGGTGGGTTTTCATCTGAGGGATATGATGAAGACGTTTCGAATCGAGCTATTGGAATTACTGGTGGTCCATGGGAGGTAGGAACTATTCTTGTGTGTGCCCTTTGTATTATTATATATAATACATCATTTACTTATAAAATATATCAACACATAATATTAATAGTAGTATTCTTTCTGCTTATACTTACCGGTGCTCGTATGCCAACTCTAGCTTATTTTATAGTTGTGGTTGCTTATTTTTATAAAGAGATTAAAAATAAATTATTAGTACTAGTAAGTGCTATTATCATTATTCCTCTATCTTTTACTTTGATAGTTCAACTAGAGAACCCAATACTTGCTAGGTCTTCTAATTTGTTTAATTATAATAACGTTGATCAATTTTTTGAGTATTACGATAATACATACATTGACCCTATACACATTGAGTTTCCTGAAATGCCAATTGACTATTATACTTCAGATATAAGCTGGTCAATCAGAGCTTCTAAATGGTCGTATGCTATTAAGTATTGGTCTGAATCATATATATCTTATATTATTGGATTAGGGCCAGGTATGTGGGGTCCTGCTTTAGATGGATCTTGGCTAAGAATATTAACCGAAAGCGGGCTACTAGGATTACTAATTTATGTATCACTATTGCTTGAGATATCCAGAGTCAATCAAGCCATCAGAATGATTGTTATAACAATCTCAATTAATATGCTTATGATTGATATTCACATGTCCTACAAATGCATGGCCTTCTTGTTTCTTACGATTGGATACTATTACCCAAAAAATAAGTTTGTTTATAAGCTGAATTTGTTTAGATAG
- a CDS encoding DUF3299 domain-containing protein, with product MNRLLVALLFASFVAFSFRPLEPVTPGRGVTSKTVAAAAEPVKLSWEVLRDVTFKKKWYAEESVYMLYPTFGQGIQKLNGKTVELTGYVLPVDLESNLYVLSAFPYSACFFCGGAGPESVVSLKFKKAGKKFKTDERRTFHGTLKLNADNIYELNYILADAEMVEQ from the coding sequence ATGAACCGCTTACTCGTTGCTCTGCTATTCGCCAGTTTTGTTGCATTTTCTTTCCGGCCGCTGGAACCCGTCACCCCAGGCCGTGGAGTCACTTCAAAGACCGTTGCTGCGGCTGCTGAGCCAGTGAAACTGTCGTGGGAGGTCTTACGCGATGTTACGTTCAAAAAGAAATGGTACGCTGAAGAATCAGTATACATGCTTTATCCAACATTCGGACAAGGTATCCAGAAACTTAATGGCAAAACCGTCGAGCTGACCGGCTACGTGTTGCCCGTCGATCTGGAGTCAAACCTGTACGTACTGTCGGCTTTCCCCTACAGCGCGTGTTTCTTCTGCGGAGGAGCGGGTCCTGAGTCGGTGGTGTCGCTAAAGTTTAAGAAAGCAGGCAAGAAGTTCAAGACGGACGAGCGCCGGACTTTTCATGGAACGCTCAAGCTGAACGCTGACAATATCTACGAACTGAACTACATCCTGGCTGATGCCGAGATGGTTGAGCAATAG
- a CDS encoding sensor histidine kinase, producing the protein MSELLNDNTKNDQAIPFRFTRLYVTLFVVLAVLLTGGQILTQWRLGTVQDELWIIRYTALQRHQSQQIVKQALQVTDINERANFDQNLSELRHVFTTFERYHLQSREGKVSDHNVTIPNSANVQVLYNEINPEFTAFQRSIRRLINLRSPDEVVQPDVQASLKLLLANEKPFLEEIDAIVRQHTGDLRNQLTRLESIELYLYIVSILVLLGIGVLIFRPATRRLKQTIAQLIEAEQQASIANKQLLSVNKSLSETRQKLFEATRLQYQQEMDEQKLRTSYLMAGQEDERKRLSRELHDGLGQMLTAIKLQIEGLEAGLKRAAQQGTSDLTAHSKNISNLKKLVTQTIQETRTISNNLMPTVLSDFGVIPAIKMLAENDRSETIDVTFESNLTADDPRLDKNVEIMLYRITQEAISNAVRHAHPSHIHIELIERQNYVHLIVSDDGRGFRPENQRSKLSHQTQDGRAPSQGLHNMQERAKLLNGKLKINSVPGKGTKVQVSIPYKMQSAHYDAN; encoded by the coding sequence GTGTCCGAACTACTCAACGATAACACAAAAAACGACCAGGCAATTCCATTTCGGTTTACGCGCCTGTATGTAACTTTATTTGTTGTCCTCGCTGTGCTGCTTACCGGGGGGCAAATTCTCACGCAGTGGCGTCTTGGTACGGTACAGGATGAACTGTGGATTATTCGGTACACCGCTTTACAACGACATCAAAGTCAGCAGATTGTCAAGCAGGCACTTCAGGTAACTGATATCAACGAACGGGCTAACTTCGACCAGAACCTTTCGGAATTACGTCATGTATTCACCACGTTTGAACGGTACCATCTGCAAAGTCGTGAAGGTAAAGTAAGCGATCACAATGTAACGATTCCCAATTCGGCTAATGTACAGGTACTCTACAATGAGATCAATCCTGAATTCACGGCCTTTCAGCGCAGCATTAGGCGCTTGATAAACCTCCGTAGCCCAGACGAAGTGGTACAGCCTGACGTACAGGCCAGTTTAAAATTGCTTCTGGCCAACGAGAAACCATTTCTGGAAGAGATTGACGCTATCGTACGTCAACATACGGGGGATCTTCGCAATCAGCTTACGCGACTCGAATCGATTGAGCTTTATCTGTATATAGTTTCAATCCTGGTACTGCTAGGTATTGGGGTACTTATCTTCCGTCCTGCCACACGCCGTCTAAAGCAGACCATTGCCCAACTAATTGAAGCAGAACAACAGGCTAGTATAGCCAATAAACAGTTATTGAGCGTAAACAAATCGCTCAGCGAAACGCGGCAGAAACTGTTCGAAGCGACCCGGCTTCAATACCAGCAGGAAATGGACGAACAAAAATTACGCACGTCGTATTTAATGGCTGGCCAGGAAGATGAGCGGAAACGGTTATCGCGGGAATTACACGATGGATTGGGCCAGATGCTAACGGCGATCAAACTTCAGATTGAGGGTTTGGAAGCGGGTCTCAAGCGGGCGGCTCAACAGGGAACAAGTGATCTAACGGCCCACTCTAAAAATATTAGTAACCTTAAGAAACTGGTTACCCAAACTATTCAAGAAACCCGTACGATCTCTAATAATTTGATGCCGACGGTTTTAAGCGATTTTGGGGTTATTCCAGCCATCAAAATGCTGGCCGAAAATGATCGTAGTGAAACAATAGATGTAACTTTCGAATCGAACCTTACAGCCGATGATCCGCGTTTAGATAAAAATGTGGAGATTATGTTGTACCGCATTACGCAGGAAGCCATAAGTAATGCAGTACGTCACGCACATCCTTCACATATTCATATTGAGTTGATCGAACGCCAGAACTATGTACACCTGATCGTCAGCGATGATGGGCGGGGATTTCGTCCGGAGAACCAGCGTTCGAAGCTTTCGCACCAAACCCAAGATGGCCGTGCTCCATCGCAAGGTTTACACAACATGCAGGAACGGGCAAAACTGCTCAACGGCAAGTTGAAAATTAATTCGGTACCCGGAAAAGGTACAAAAGTACAAGTTAGTATA